A genome region from Hevea brasiliensis isolate MT/VB/25A 57/8 chromosome 9, ASM3005281v1, whole genome shotgun sequence includes the following:
- the LOC110632054 gene encoding WAT1-related protein At5g40230 isoform X3 yields MAALGVTAVMVVIECMEVGVSTIMKAAMTRGMSQFVYIVYSNALALVILLSSSFIFYRKRPLPQLTVSILLRIFLMGVISFSLQMFLNTGIRYSSPTMSSAMTDLTPAFTFLLALISRMEKLDMRLQGSQAKSVGTMLSVAGALTVTLYKGQPITGVPSQNSSIDESLQVLPSNWVIGGILCAAGALGISLVYVIQAIFAVSLRSVVHAWVCGKKGPLYTAMFKPLGMIIATFLGVSFLGDTLYLGSVIGGIIIALGFYTVIWGKAQEEEKMVEEKGNSNFASCSTKAPLLQNRSVDV; encoded by the exons ATGGCAGCTTTAGGAGTAACAGCAGTTATGGTGGTTATAGAGTGCATGGAGGTAGGCGTAAGCACCATCATGAAAGCAGCCATGACCAGAGGCATGAGTCAATTTGTCTATATAGTTTACTCAAATGCCCTAGCCCTCGTTATCCTTCTTTCCTCTTCCTTCATCTTCTACAG GAAAAGACCTCTCCCCCAACTTACAGTGTCCATCCTGTTAAGGATCTTTCTGATGGGTGTTATCAG TTTCAGTCTTCAGATGTTTTTGAACACTGGGATAAGGTATAGCTCTCCAACTATGTCCTCAGCGATGACTGATCTTACACCGGCTTTCACTTTTCTGCTAGCTTTAATCTCCAG AATGGAAAAGCTGGACATGAGATTACAAGGTAGCCAGGCCAAGTCTGTGGGCACCATGTTATCAGTTGCAGGAGCCTTAACTGTGACTCTATACAAAGGGCAGCCGATCACAGGTGTTCCATCACAAAATAGCTCAATTGACGAGTCCCTGCAAGTGCTCCCATCAAACTGGGTTATTGGAGGCATTCTCTGTGCAGCTGGTGCATTGGGCATATCACTAGTATACGTTATCCAG GCAATTTTTGCAGTATCACTTCGCAGTGTAGTTCATGCATGGGTTTGTGGCAAGAAAGGGCCTCTATACACTGCCATGTTTAAGCCACTTGGGATGATCATTGCAACATTCTTGGGTGTTTCTTTTCTTGGGGATACTCTTTATCTTGGAAG TGTCATTGGAGGGATTATTATTGCCCTTGGATTTTATACAGTGATATGGGGAAAAGcccaagaagaagaaaaaatggtTGAAGAGAAAGGAAATTCTAACTTTGCGTCATGCTCTACTAAAGCCCCACTTTTGCAAAACAGAAGTGTGGATGTGTAG
- the LOC110632054 gene encoding WAT1-related protein At5g40230 isoform X1, whose product MAALGVTAVMVVIECMEVGVSTIMKAAMTRGMSQFVYIVYSNALALVILLSSSFIFYRKRPLPQLTVSILLRIFLMGVISFSLQMFLNTGIRYSSPTMSSAMTDLTPAFTFLLALISRMEKLDMRLQGSQAKSVGTMLSVAGALTVTLYKGQPITGVPSQNSSIDESLQVLPSNWVIGGILCAAGALGISLVYVIQTWILKDYPSELMITVICCLYVTVLSVPVSLIAEKDPNAWILKPDVELIAIGCSAIFAVSLRSVVHAWVCGKKGPLYTAMFKPLGMIIATFLGVSFLGDTLYLGSVIGGIIIALGFYTVIWGKAQEEEKMVEEKGNSNFASCSTKAPLLQNRSVDV is encoded by the exons ATGGCAGCTTTAGGAGTAACAGCAGTTATGGTGGTTATAGAGTGCATGGAGGTAGGCGTAAGCACCATCATGAAAGCAGCCATGACCAGAGGCATGAGTCAATTTGTCTATATAGTTTACTCAAATGCCCTAGCCCTCGTTATCCTTCTTTCCTCTTCCTTCATCTTCTACAG GAAAAGACCTCTCCCCCAACTTACAGTGTCCATCCTGTTAAGGATCTTTCTGATGGGTGTTATCAG TTTCAGTCTTCAGATGTTTTTGAACACTGGGATAAGGTATAGCTCTCCAACTATGTCCTCAGCGATGACTGATCTTACACCGGCTTTCACTTTTCTGCTAGCTTTAATCTCCAG AATGGAAAAGCTGGACATGAGATTACAAGGTAGCCAGGCCAAGTCTGTGGGCACCATGTTATCAGTTGCAGGAGCCTTAACTGTGACTCTATACAAAGGGCAGCCGATCACAGGTGTTCCATCACAAAATAGCTCAATTGACGAGTCCCTGCAAGTGCTCCCATCAAACTGGGTTATTGGAGGCATTCTCTGTGCAGCTGGTGCATTGGGCATATCACTAGTATACGTTATCCAG ACTTGGATTCTTAAGGACTACCCTTCAGAGTTGATGATAACAGTCATATGTTGCCTCTATGTGACCGTGTTATCTGTTCCAGTCTCTCTAATTGCAGAGAAAGACCCAAATGCTTGGATACTAAAGCCTGATGTTGAGTTGATAGCTATTGGGTGCTCA GCAATTTTTGCAGTATCACTTCGCAGTGTAGTTCATGCATGGGTTTGTGGCAAGAAAGGGCCTCTATACACTGCCATGTTTAAGCCACTTGGGATGATCATTGCAACATTCTTGGGTGTTTCTTTTCTTGGGGATACTCTTTATCTTGGAAG TGTCATTGGAGGGATTATTATTGCCCTTGGATTTTATACAGTGATATGGGGAAAAGcccaagaagaagaaaaaatggtTGAAGAGAAAGGAAATTCTAACTTTGCGTCATGCTCTACTAAAGCCCCACTTTTGCAAAACAGAAGTGTGGATGTGTAG
- the LOC110632054 gene encoding WAT1-related protein At5g40230 isoform X2, protein MAALGVTAVMVVIECMEVGVSTIMKAAMTRGMSQFVYIVYSNALALVILLSSSFIFYRKRPLPQLTVSILLRIFLMGVISLQMFLNTGIRYSSPTMSSAMTDLTPAFTFLLALISRMEKLDMRLQGSQAKSVGTMLSVAGALTVTLYKGQPITGVPSQNSSIDESLQVLPSNWVIGGILCAAGALGISLVYVIQTWILKDYPSELMITVICCLYVTVLSVPVSLIAEKDPNAWILKPDVELIAIGCSAIFAVSLRSVVHAWVCGKKGPLYTAMFKPLGMIIATFLGVSFLGDTLYLGSVIGGIIIALGFYTVIWGKAQEEEKMVEEKGNSNFASCSTKAPLLQNRSVDV, encoded by the exons ATGGCAGCTTTAGGAGTAACAGCAGTTATGGTGGTTATAGAGTGCATGGAGGTAGGCGTAAGCACCATCATGAAAGCAGCCATGACCAGAGGCATGAGTCAATTTGTCTATATAGTTTACTCAAATGCCCTAGCCCTCGTTATCCTTCTTTCCTCTTCCTTCATCTTCTACAG GAAAAGACCTCTCCCCCAACTTACAGTGTCCATCCTGTTAAGGATCTTTCTGATGGGTGTTATCAG TCTTCAGATGTTTTTGAACACTGGGATAAGGTATAGCTCTCCAACTATGTCCTCAGCGATGACTGATCTTACACCGGCTTTCACTTTTCTGCTAGCTTTAATCTCCAG AATGGAAAAGCTGGACATGAGATTACAAGGTAGCCAGGCCAAGTCTGTGGGCACCATGTTATCAGTTGCAGGAGCCTTAACTGTGACTCTATACAAAGGGCAGCCGATCACAGGTGTTCCATCACAAAATAGCTCAATTGACGAGTCCCTGCAAGTGCTCCCATCAAACTGGGTTATTGGAGGCATTCTCTGTGCAGCTGGTGCATTGGGCATATCACTAGTATACGTTATCCAG ACTTGGATTCTTAAGGACTACCCTTCAGAGTTGATGATAACAGTCATATGTTGCCTCTATGTGACCGTGTTATCTGTTCCAGTCTCTCTAATTGCAGAGAAAGACCCAAATGCTTGGATACTAAAGCCTGATGTTGAGTTGATAGCTATTGGGTGCTCA GCAATTTTTGCAGTATCACTTCGCAGTGTAGTTCATGCATGGGTTTGTGGCAAGAAAGGGCCTCTATACACTGCCATGTTTAAGCCACTTGGGATGATCATTGCAACATTCTTGGGTGTTTCTTTTCTTGGGGATACTCTTTATCTTGGAAG TGTCATTGGAGGGATTATTATTGCCCTTGGATTTTATACAGTGATATGGGGAAAAGcccaagaagaagaaaaaatggtTGAAGAGAAAGGAAATTCTAACTTTGCGTCATGCTCTACTAAAGCCCCACTTTTGCAAAACAGAAGTGTGGATGTGTAG
- the LOC110632055 gene encoding WAT1-related protein At3g28050 — protein MWGSGVTAVMLTMEFLEVAMNTVNKAAMSKGMSHFILVVYSNMLAVFLLLSSSFFFYRKRIAPPITWSILGRIFVLSLLCCAGQVFTYIGLGYSSPTLASAMTDLTPAFTFMLGVISRMERLDLRSKSSQAKSIGTMVLITGGLVVTLYKGLPITGSPSSSNKLQNELLLLPSSKWVIGGFFLAAHSFILALIFIIQTWIIRDYPSEILITLITCGFVTILSATISLIAEEDPDAWRIRPNIDLVAIGFSAVFAVSLRSIVHTWACHKKGPVYTSMFKPIGMVIAVFMGVSFLGDTLHLGSVIGAVIIALGFYAVVWGKSQEERTVEDKEKCSFESSSPKVPLLQNKCTNV, from the exons ATGTGGGGTTCGGGAGTAACAGCAGTAATGCTCACAATGGAGTTCTTGGAGGTAGCCATGAACACTGTAAACAAAGCAGCCATGAGTAAAGGCATGAGTCATTTTATACTTGTGGTTTACTCTAACATGCTTGCCGTTTTCTTGCTTCtttcatcttctttcttcttctacaG AAAAAGAATCGCTCCACCGATTACATGGTCCATACTGGGAAGAATTTTTGTGCTTAGTCTGCTGTG CTGTGCCGGTCAGGTGTTTACTTACATTGGGTTAGGATACAGCTCCCCAACTCTGGCCTCGGCGATGACTGATTTAACTCCAGCTTTTACTTTCATGCTTGGAGTCATCTCAAG GATGGAAAGACTGGATTTGAGAAGCAAAAGCAGTCAGGCCAAGTCTATTGGCACCATGGTATTGATCACAGGGGGATTAGTTGTGACATTATACAAAGGTCTGCCAATTACAGGCTCTCCATCTTCAAGTAATAAATTACAGAATGAGCTGCTTCTTTTGCCTTCATCAAAATGGGTCATTGGAGGATTTTTCCTTGCAGCTCACAGTTTCATCCTGGCACTAATTTTTATTATCCAG ACATGGATAATCAGGGACTACCCATCGGAGATTCTCATTACACTCATTACCTGTGGATTTGTGACCATCCTATCAGCTACAATATCTTTGATCGCTGAGGAAGATCCAGATGCTTGGAGAATAAGGCCTAATATTGACTTGGTAGCTATTGGGTTCTCG GCAGTGTTTGCAGTATCACTTCGAAGCATTGTTCATACATGGGCATGCCACAAGAAAGGGCCTGTCTATACTTCCATGTTTAAACCAATTGGGATGGTTATAGCAGTATTCATGGGGGTGTCTTTTCTGGGGGATACTCTCCATCTTGGAAG TGTGATAGGAGCTGTTATTATTGCCTTGGGGTTTTATGCTGTGGTATGGGGGAAAAGCCAAGAGGAGAGAACTGTTGAAGACAAAGAGAAGTGCAGCTTCGAGTCATCTTCCCCGAAAGTCCCTCTTCTGCAGAACAAATGCACAAATGTATAG